The Pseudomonas extremaustralis genome contains a region encoding:
- a CDS encoding PIG-L deacetylase family protein produces the protein MKLASLGDSRRGPAQIWNSAPQLAQIPPIAPASLVTPGARVVIVAPHPGDEVLACGGLLQSLSTLEHPLKLISITDGSASHPGSDVWPARRLSVVRPQESAEALRRLGMPLHSLKWIRGGFCDDALAASEAQLSQFIARYLQPGDVVFSTWRHDGNDDHDTVGRASAKACSLVGARLYELPIWAWHWPAREGAIIPWHRARKVRLDTWSVARKLHAAHAYASQLAGDPQIGLAPMLAQVLLERMREPYEIVFV, from the coding sequence ATGAAGCTTGCGTCGTTAGGCGACAGTCGTCGCGGCCCCGCACAAATCTGGAACAGCGCGCCGCAGTTGGCGCAAATCCCTCCCATCGCCCCGGCCTCGCTGGTCACCCCAGGCGCACGCGTGGTGATCGTCGCTCCCCATCCCGGTGACGAGGTGCTGGCCTGTGGCGGTTTATTGCAATCGCTCAGCACCCTGGAACACCCGCTGAAACTGATCTCTATCACCGACGGCAGCGCCAGCCACCCCGGCTCCGATGTCTGGCCCGCCCGGCGCCTGAGCGTGGTGCGCCCTCAGGAAAGCGCCGAAGCCTTGCGGCGCCTGGGCATGCCCCTGCACAGCTTGAAGTGGATTCGCGGCGGTTTCTGCGATGACGCCCTGGCCGCCAGCGAAGCACAACTGAGTCAATTCATCGCGCGTTATCTGCAACCTGGCGATGTGGTGTTTTCCACCTGGCGCCACGACGGCAACGACGACCACGACACCGTCGGCCGCGCCAGCGCCAAGGCCTGCAGCCTGGTGGGCGCGCGGTTGTACGAACTGCCGATCTGGGCCTGGCATTGGCCCGCGCGCGAGGGCGCAATAATCCCCTGGCATCGGGCACGCAAGGTGCGCCTGGACACATGGAGCGTGGCGCGCAAACTCCACGCCGCCCATGCCTATGCCAGCCAGTTGGCGGGCGACCCTCAAATCGGCCTGGCCCCGATGCTGGCCCAGGTGCTGCTCGAACGCATGCGCGAGCCTTACGAGATCGTGTTCGTATAG
- a CDS encoding autotransporter family protein, producing MSTRLPPVACLSAAIAAVSWLACAPERATACPLTITAGDDVIECTSGAAGSLVDLQGNNSLIFPSGNGSVQSVTYGAGNDLIEMNTAGAVIGAGGVNMGDGANIFRLFQGQVNGPIVQGAGADVVQISGGQAGSISQGAGIDRFSMSAGTIASLAQGDGHDIFAMSGGTITGAFEDGDEALMSGGTIGRVDMKLDNNLFDMRGGTIVNNLVTGFGDDTILVSGTSYIGGNISTSGGADIITISGGTVNGQILASFGNDAFSWIGGGRINSAVLLGADNDTALLQNLTEAIVAHTPVVDGGTGTDTLTFDNSQVGTPGRYVNFENVRLDNNSQLSLGGTFTLGDTGTGTGTMTIFGSSALLVSTGVIAPFTPGLLTTLDNRGLIDMTSGSSSASDTLTVNGNYTATGGHLALQSVLGDDSSPSDKLIVSQGTLSGTTDLSVTNLGGAGAATLQDGIQVVQAINGASGSGSAFSLAGPVSAGAFDYRLFKGGVTAGTEQNYYLRSTIPVVPPGPVIIVPLPTPVPGDPPLPPNPGDTPIPIYREEVPIYAALFPAADQVVRGMLGTYHERLGDQRQQQSGAVPAGWGRVYGSSNRQSFAGTVSPTLNSSVTGFQVGSDVYVDTNDAGQTQRVGLFVGHSTLKGNVKGFNGGWQDLDAGKTTLRGDSLGVYWTLIGANQAYLDLVLMGTRFDGNNESDRGVKMNTRGHNVTASAEVGWPFPMVDHWVVEPQAQLIVGKTTLDKQNDGISDVSYDADTSVTARLGVRLRSEYSVSGMPFEPYVRANVWHTNDGENSVIYNHATRIDTQQKASTAEVNLGATLQVAPGVSVYGEVSYNRNLDSNAYNGHEGTLGVRMSF from the coding sequence ATGAGCACACGACTCCCCCCCGTGGCCTGCCTCAGCGCCGCGATTGCCGCAGTGTCATGGTTGGCGTGCGCGCCCGAGCGGGCAACCGCCTGCCCGTTGACGATCACTGCGGGCGATGACGTGATCGAATGCACCAGCGGCGCCGCAGGCAGCCTGGTCGATCTACAAGGCAACAACAGCCTGATCTTCCCGTCCGGCAACGGCAGCGTCCAGAGCGTGACCTACGGCGCCGGCAACGACTTGATCGAGATGAATACCGCCGGTGCCGTGATCGGTGCGGGCGGGGTCAACATGGGCGATGGCGCGAATATCTTTCGATTGTTCCAAGGGCAGGTCAACGGCCCGATCGTGCAGGGTGCCGGTGCCGACGTGGTGCAGATCAGTGGCGGGCAAGCCGGCAGCATCAGCCAGGGCGCCGGTATCGACAGGTTTTCCATGAGCGCCGGTACCATCGCGTCGCTGGCGCAAGGCGATGGCCATGACATCTTTGCCATGAGTGGCGGCACCATCACCGGAGCCTTCGAAGACGGCGACGAAGCGTTGATGAGCGGCGGCACCATCGGCCGTGTCGACATGAAGCTCGACAACAACCTGTTCGACATGCGCGGCGGCACCATCGTCAACAACCTGGTCACCGGCTTTGGCGACGACACCATCCTGGTGTCGGGCACCAGTTATATCGGCGGCAACATCAGCACCAGCGGCGGCGCAGACATCATTACCATCAGCGGCGGTACGGTGAATGGGCAGATTCTTGCCAGTTTCGGTAACGACGCCTTCAGTTGGATCGGCGGTGGCCGGATCAACTCGGCGGTGCTGTTGGGCGCCGACAACGACACCGCGCTGCTGCAGAACCTGACCGAAGCCATCGTCGCGCACACCCCCGTGGTAGACGGCGGGACGGGCACCGACACGCTGACCTTCGATAACTCCCAGGTCGGCACGCCGGGTCGCTATGTGAACTTTGAGAACGTGCGGCTGGACAACAATTCGCAACTGAGCCTCGGCGGTACCTTCACCCTGGGCGATACCGGCACGGGCACCGGGACCATGACGATCTTCGGCAGCAGTGCGTTGCTGGTCAGCACCGGCGTCATCGCGCCCTTTACCCCCGGCCTGCTGACCACCCTGGACAACCGCGGCCTCATCGACATGACCAGCGGCAGTTCCAGCGCCAGCGACACCCTGACCGTCAACGGCAACTACACCGCCACCGGCGGCCACCTTGCGTTGCAAAGCGTGTTGGGTGACGACAGCTCGCCCAGCGACAAACTGATCGTCAGCCAGGGCACGCTCAGTGGCACCACGGACCTCAGCGTCACCAACCTCGGTGGCGCAGGCGCGGCGACCTTGCAGGACGGCATCCAAGTGGTGCAGGCCATCAACGGTGCCTCCGGCAGTGGCAGCGCCTTTTCTCTCGCAGGCCCGGTGTCGGCCGGCGCGTTTGACTATCGTTTGTTCAAGGGCGGCGTCACGGCCGGCACGGAACAAAACTACTACCTGCGCTCAACCATCCCGGTGGTTCCGCCCGGCCCGGTGATCATCGTGCCCTTGCCTACCCCGGTTCCCGGAGATCCCCCGCTGCCGCCCAATCCCGGCGACACTCCGATCCCCATCTACCGCGAGGAGGTGCCGATCTACGCGGCGCTGTTTCCGGCTGCCGACCAGGTGGTGCGCGGCATGCTGGGCACCTATCACGAGCGCCTGGGGGATCAGCGCCAGCAGCAATCCGGCGCCGTCCCGGCGGGCTGGGGGCGCGTGTATGGCAGCAGCAACCGCCAGAGTTTCGCCGGGACGGTCAGCCCGACGCTGAACAGTTCGGTGACGGGCTTCCAGGTGGGCAGCGATGTCTATGTCGACACCAACGACGCAGGCCAGACTCAGCGCGTCGGGCTCTTTGTGGGCCACAGCACCCTCAAAGGTAACGTCAAGGGCTTCAACGGCGGCTGGCAAGACCTCGATGCCGGCAAAACCACCCTGCGCGGCGACAGCCTGGGGGTCTACTGGACGTTGATCGGCGCCAACCAGGCTTACCTGGACCTGGTTTTGATGGGGACCCGCTTCGATGGCAACAACGAGTCGGACCGGGGCGTGAAGATGAACACTCGCGGACACAACGTGACGGCCTCCGCCGAAGTCGGCTGGCCGTTCCCCATGGTCGATCACTGGGTGGTGGAGCCCCAGGCGCAACTGATCGTGGGCAAGACCACTCTGGATAAACAGAACGATGGCATTTCCGATGTTTCCTACGACGCCGACACCAGCGTCACCGCCCGCCTGGGCGTGCGCCTGCGCAGTGAATACAGCGTCAGCGGCATGCCTTTCGAGCCGTATGTGCGGGCGAACGTCTGGCACACCAACGATGGCGAAAATAGCGTCATCTATAACCATGCCACCCGCATCGACACCCAACAGAAAGCCAGCACCGCAGAGGTCAACCTGGGCGCCACGCTGCAGGTCGCACCTGGGGTGAGCGTGTATGGCGAAGTCAGCTACAACCGCAATCTGGACAGCAATGCGTACAACGGTCACGAGGGCACGCTGGGGGTAAGGATGTCGTTCTAG
- a CDS encoding TonB-dependent siderophore receptor: protein MSVQQYGGNGFSFNLMAMSICLATSQAAFAAEAETPATTLELGATEISGQQQLGTTTEGTQSYTTGAMATATKLPLTLRETPQAVTVITRQRMDDQAMTSINDVVNATPGLFLNFSSGPGRQSYTSRGFDVDNLMYDGIPSGYSGSTVGAQPNLAMFDRVEVVRGATGLVTGSGNPSAAINLIRKRPLDEQKVTLTGAAGSWDDYRGELDASSPLNDSGTLRGRVVTSYRDANSFIDNAEEYHGLFYAVTEADLSEDTTLTLGFSNQKDKTNYFWGSSMIGQDGHHLNLPRSYNPGTDWENKDQEINTVFAELRQRLANDWNLQVNANYAEQNALFSGSYQSRWINNTMARTVYQAAYDENQTGIDAFASGPFQAFGRTHELVVGTSKRIYDMTTHSYSPYDRNWPLTAGKPDFVHTGDGRTVTTQDGVYLTTRLSLADPLKLILGGRLDWYDYDNRDGSGDYKVTRNLTRYAGLIYELDDHHSVYVSYSDIFTPQSSKDASGTPVKPIVGKNYEVGIKGEYLGGALNASVALFRVDQQNRAVQVFVPNCPQTSCYEGSGEIRSQGIDFELQGALTDNWQVGGGYTYARTHTIKDDANPQKVNKQFDTDTPERLFKLTTRYNFQGPLERLRVGGNISWQSRMYNDIALADGSTYRLEQGAYAVTDLMAGYKVSDHLDLQLNANNIFDRRYYSSIANSASYGGDTYGNPRNMMLTAKYSF from the coding sequence ATGTCGGTGCAACAATACGGCGGCAACGGGTTTTCATTCAATTTGATGGCCATGTCCATCTGTCTTGCTACCTCACAAGCGGCCTTCGCCGCCGAGGCGGAGACGCCCGCCACCACGCTAGAACTGGGGGCCACCGAAATCAGCGGGCAGCAACAGTTGGGCACAACCACCGAAGGCACCCAGTCCTACACCACCGGTGCGATGGCTACCGCAACCAAGCTTCCACTCACCCTGCGCGAGACCCCACAGGCGGTTACCGTCATTACACGCCAACGCATGGACGATCAGGCGATGACCAGCATCAACGACGTGGTCAACGCCACGCCCGGCCTGTTCCTCAACTTCTCCAGCGGTCCTGGCCGGCAGTCCTATACCTCGCGCGGTTTCGACGTTGACAACCTCATGTATGACGGCATCCCCAGCGGCTACAGCGGCTCTACCGTGGGCGCCCAGCCGAACCTGGCGATGTTCGATCGCGTCGAGGTGGTGCGCGGCGCCACCGGCCTGGTCACCGGCTCGGGCAACCCTTCGGCCGCCATCAACCTGATCCGCAAGCGGCCGCTGGACGAACAGAAAGTCACCCTCACCGGCGCCGCCGGCAGTTGGGACGACTATCGTGGCGAGCTTGACGCCTCCAGCCCGCTCAATGACAGCGGCACCCTGCGCGGTCGGGTCGTCACCTCTTACCGCGACGCCAATAGTTTCATCGACAACGCCGAGGAGTATCACGGCCTGTTCTATGCCGTCACCGAAGCCGACCTGAGCGAAGACACCACCCTGACCCTGGGTTTCTCGAACCAGAAGGACAAGACCAATTATTTCTGGGGCTCATCGATGATCGGCCAGGATGGCCATCACCTGAACCTGCCGCGCTCCTACAACCCTGGCACCGACTGGGAGAACAAGGACCAGGAGATCAACACGGTCTTCGCCGAACTGCGTCAGCGCCTGGCCAATGACTGGAACCTTCAGGTCAACGCCAACTACGCCGAACAGAACGCGCTGTTCTCCGGCTCCTACCAGTCGCGCTGGATCAACAACACAATGGCGCGTACGGTCTACCAGGCCGCCTACGATGAAAACCAAACGGGCATCGACGCCTTTGCCAGCGGGCCGTTCCAGGCATTCGGGCGTACCCACGAACTGGTGGTGGGCACCAGCAAACGCATCTACGACATGACCACCCACAGCTACAGCCCCTACGACAGGAACTGGCCGCTCACCGCAGGCAAACCGGACTTCGTCCACACCGGCGATGGCCGTACAGTCACCACCCAGGACGGTGTCTACCTCACCACGCGCCTGAGCCTGGCCGACCCGCTGAAGCTGATCCTCGGCGGACGTCTGGACTGGTACGACTACGACAACCGCGATGGCAGCGGCGACTACAAGGTCACGCGTAACCTCACGCGCTACGCGGGCCTGATCTACGAGCTGGACGATCATCACTCGGTCTACGTCAGCTACAGCGATATCTTTACGCCGCAGAGTTCCAAGGACGCCTCCGGTACCCCGGTCAAGCCCATCGTCGGCAAGAACTACGAGGTCGGCATCAAGGGCGAATACCTGGGCGGTGCGCTGAATGCCAGTGTGGCGCTGTTCCGCGTCGACCAGCAGAACCGCGCCGTGCAGGTGTTCGTGCCAAACTGCCCGCAAACCTCCTGCTATGAAGGCTCCGGCGAAATCCGCAGCCAGGGTATCGATTTTGAACTGCAAGGCGCATTGACCGACAACTGGCAGGTCGGCGGTGGCTACACCTACGCGCGTACGCACACCATCAAGGACGATGCCAACCCGCAGAAGGTCAACAAGCAGTTCGACACGGACACACCGGAACGCCTGTTCAAGCTCACCACCCGCTACAACTTCCAGGGCCCGCTGGAAAGACTGCGCGTGGGCGGCAACATCTCCTGGCAGAGTCGCATGTACAACGACATCGCCCTGGCTGATGGCAGCACCTACCGGCTCGAACAAGGCGCCTACGCCGTCACTGACCTGATGGCCGGCTACAAGGTCAGCGACCACCTCGACCTGCAACTCAATGCCAACAACATTTTCGACCGCCGCTATTACTCATCCATCGCCAACTCTGCCAGCTATGGCGGCGACACCTACGGCAACCCGCGCAACATGATGCTGACCGCCAAGTACAGCTTCTGA
- a CDS encoding LysE family translocator: protein MDLATLALFLPACFALNMAPGPNNLLSVSNATRYGYRASCLAGIGRLLAFAGMIALASAGLAVVLQTSALLFYGIKILGAAYLVYLAVQLWRADPQAQAESTAAKVGLWALARQEFLVAAGNPKAILIFTAFLPQFVVPGEPITPQFTLLGAMFLMLEWIAISAYAYMGLHMRRWFAEPRGKRLFNRCCAGLLAAAASVLLMARRA, encoded by the coding sequence ATGGACCTCGCCACCCTCGCCCTCTTCCTCCCCGCCTGCTTCGCCCTGAACATGGCGCCAGGCCCGAACAACCTGCTCTCCGTGAGCAACGCCACCCGCTACGGCTACCGCGCGTCCTGCCTCGCCGGCATCGGCCGCTTGCTGGCCTTCGCCGGAATGATCGCCCTCGCCTCCGCCGGCTTGGCGGTGGTGCTGCAAACGTCGGCGTTGTTGTTCTATGGGATCAAGATTCTGGGGGCGGCCTATCTGGTTTATCTGGCGGTTCAGCTGTGGCGCGCCGATCCGCAGGCGCAGGCTGAATCGACGGCGGCAAAAGTGGGATTGTGGGCGCTGGCGCGTCAGGAGTTTCTGGTGGCGGCGGGCAACCCGAAAGCCATCCTGATCTTCACCGCCTTCCTCCCGCAATTCGTGGTGCCCGGTGAGCCGATCACTCCCCAGTTCACCTTGCTGGGTGCGATGTTCCTGATGCTGGAGTGGATCGCCATCAGCGCCTATGCCTATATGGGCCTGCACATGCGCCGCTGGTTTGCCGAGCCGCGGGGCAAAAGGTTGTTCAATCGCTGTTGCGCGGGGCTGTTGGCGGCGGCGGCGTCGGTGCTATTGATGGCGCGCAGGGCTTGA
- a CDS encoding ester cyclase gives MTRTELSDIYRGYIDCLNQQDWDRLGHFVHPDVTHNANPLGLEGYRAMLERDLREIPDLAFHIQLLICDPPTVASRLNFNVTPKGVFFGLPINGRKVTFSENVFYTFIDGKIAHVWSVIDKAAIEQQLGV, from the coding sequence ATGACCAGGACCGAACTGTCCGACATTTACCGAGGCTACATCGACTGCCTCAACCAGCAGGACTGGGACCGTCTGGGGCACTTCGTGCACCCGGACGTGACCCACAACGCCAATCCGCTGGGCCTGGAAGGCTACCGGGCCATGCTCGAACGTGACTTGCGCGAGATTCCCGATCTGGCGTTCCACATTCAACTGCTGATCTGCGACCCGCCTACCGTCGCCAGTCGCCTGAATTTCAACGTCACCCCCAAGGGCGTGTTCTTCGGACTGCCGATCAACGGTCGCAAAGTGACGTTCTCCGAAAACGTGTTCTACACATTCATCGACGGGAAAATTGCGCACGTCTGGTCAGTGATTGATAAGGCGGCGATCGAACAGCAGCTCGGCGTCTAG
- a CDS encoding SGNH/GDSL hydrolase family protein, with protein sequence MIRRACLAALLTLSVSTAFGATPYDHLYAFGDSYSDNGAGDMLTARLVAQQVKDAQVLPGPFYWKGRWSNGQTAVEGLAKALKVPLTDYAVGGAKSGHGNYYAWMMPSRDTGVLGQIAEYLQTAVSHRADPKALYFIFISANDFFEWADFSHPESIEALSTSSLANIRNAVEQLAAAGARQVMVVGTTDLSHVPAVVQGHQVANANQYQQLLAQNLPVVLAQLHGVNVRYFDHLAFSDALRADPAAHGFKDLDTPCQATYPDVKPVCTDPDAHYYWDEWHPTRKVHALAARAMLETLNARP encoded by the coding sequence ATGATTCGACGCGCGTGTCTGGCTGCTCTGCTCACACTGTCTGTATCCACCGCGTTCGGTGCGACTCCTTACGACCACCTCTATGCCTTTGGCGACAGCTATTCCGACAACGGCGCGGGTGACATGCTCACCGCCCGCTTGGTCGCGCAGCAGGTCAAGGATGCGCAGGTGTTGCCAGGTCCGTTTTACTGGAAGGGGCGCTGGAGCAATGGCCAGACCGCCGTCGAAGGCTTGGCCAAGGCGTTGAAGGTTCCTTTGACCGACTACGCGGTCGGCGGTGCCAAAAGTGGTCATGGCAACTATTACGCTTGGATGATGCCATCCCGCGACACCGGGGTCCTGGGACAAATCGCCGAATACTTGCAGACGGCCGTATCGCACCGGGCAGATCCCAAGGCGCTGTACTTTATCTTTATCTCCGCCAATGACTTTTTCGAATGGGCTGATTTCTCTCACCCCGAATCTATCGAGGCACTCAGCACGTCGAGCCTGGCCAACATCCGCAACGCCGTAGAGCAGTTGGCGGCGGCGGGAGCCAGGCAAGTGATGGTCGTCGGCACCACGGACCTGAGTCACGTGCCCGCCGTAGTACAGGGCCACCAAGTCGCCAACGCGAACCAGTATCAGCAGTTGCTGGCACAAAACCTGCCTGTCGTATTGGCGCAACTGCACGGAGTGAACGTGCGCTACTTCGATCATCTGGCATTCAGCGATGCATTGCGCGCCGACCCGGCGGCCCATGGCTTCAAGGACCTTGATACGCCATGCCAGGCCACTTACCCGGATGTGAAACCGGTGTGCACAGACCCCGACGCGCACTACTACTGGGACGAATGGCACCCCACGCGCAAAGTACATGCACTGGCGGCCAGAGCTATGCTGGAAACGCTGAACGCACGGCCTTAG
- the dapA gene encoding 4-hydroxy-tetrahydrodipicolinate synthase — MSSFQGIWVPVVTPFHDGAIDFIGLRRLVSHLLEKHVAGIMVCTTTGEAASLSRLEQLAVLDAVLQLVPAHRVVMGLAGNNQSELLQFQAEVLKRPVAGLLVPAPSYIRPSQAGLEAFFRSVADASSAPIILYDIPYRTGVTFEQATLLNIVAHERIVAIKDCGGNLANTLALLASGAVDVLCGEDLQIFNALCLGASGAIAASAHVRTEQFVALWQQVRDSQLTEARATFMGLVPLIETLFMEPNPAPVKAALAMEGLIGCELRAPMQQASESVLSRLKAILD; from the coding sequence ATGTCCTCGTTTCAAGGTATCTGGGTTCCCGTGGTCACGCCGTTTCATGACGGCGCCATCGATTTTATCGGCCTGCGCCGGCTGGTCAGCCATCTGCTGGAAAAGCACGTGGCCGGGATCATGGTGTGCACCACCACTGGCGAAGCGGCATCCCTCAGCCGCCTGGAACAACTGGCGGTACTGGATGCGGTGTTGCAATTGGTGCCCGCGCACCGTGTGGTGATGGGCCTGGCGGGCAACAATCAGAGCGAGCTGCTGCAGTTCCAGGCCGAGGTCCTCAAACGCCCGGTGGCCGGCCTGCTGGTGCCGGCACCAAGTTACATCCGCCCTTCCCAGGCCGGCCTTGAAGCGTTCTTCCGCAGCGTGGCTGATGCGTCCAGTGCACCGATCATTCTCTACGACATTCCCTATCGCACCGGCGTGACCTTCGAGCAGGCGACCTTGTTGAATATCGTCGCCCACGAACGGATCGTGGCGATCAAGGACTGCGGCGGCAACCTGGCCAACACCCTGGCGCTGCTGGCCAGTGGCGCGGTGGATGTGTTGTGTGGCGAGGATCTCCAGATTTTCAATGCGCTGTGTCTGGGTGCCAGCGGGGCGATTGCGGCCTCGGCCCATGTGCGCACCGAGCAGTTTGTGGCGCTATGGCAGCAGGTGCGAGATAGCCAGCTGACGGAGGCCAGGGCAACGTTCATGGGCCTAGTGCCGCTGATCGAGACGCTGTTCATGGAGCCCAACCCGGCGCCGGTGAAGGCTGCACTGGCAATGGAAGGGTTGATCGGCTGTGAGCTGCGCGCGCCAATGCAGCAAGCCAGTGAGAGCGTTCTGTCACGTTTGAAGGCGATTCTCGACTGA
- a CDS encoding type VI secretion system Vgr family protein, giving the protein MFAPANQTHFRLILKGLKYELKVLSLTGREAISQPFAFDIELVSEHPSFDLEALLHKPAFLQLAPDGRGVHGQLHRVAQGDAGKRLSRYSVTLRPQLAYLAHRFNQRIFQNLNVPSIIAQVLEEHGIQSTAYTFHLGTTYPTRDYCVQYDESDLHFIQRLCEEEGIHYHFQHSATAHTVVFGDDQTVFPRLAPVAYQQDAGLVASEPVVKRFDLRLETRTSRTTRRDYNFEIPRVTLEGDERSDALPDLEDYDYPGRFHDSQRGRHLAKRALERHRSDYQLAEGKSDQPLLLSGHFLPLTHHPKARWNDLWLLTEVLHEGKQPQVLEESITSDTTDNKDDFHQGYRNRFLATPWDAFYRPPLNHPKPRILGSQSAVVTGPQGEEIHCDEHGRVKVQFHWDREGRGDDKSSCWLRVSSSWAGARYGGIAIPRVGMEVLVTFLEGDPDQPLISGCLYHKTNPAPYPLPANKTRTVFKTLSLPGGSGFNELRIEDKKGAEQIFLHAQRDWDENIEHDQKIRVGNERHDTVEKNAYSEFKAEEHHTVHADRKVQARADDHLTVAMNQHVKIGAGQFVEAGREIHLSSGLKAVLEAGIELTLKAGGSFIKIDPSGVWISGPATNLNSGGSPGSGTAAAPLLPGLLKAADVEAPGQLLLPALRQALMRKKPFCAICEKAKQEAGNA; this is encoded by the coding sequence ATGTTCGCACCAGCCAACCAGACCCACTTCCGCCTCATCCTCAAGGGGCTGAAATACGAGCTTAAAGTCCTTTCCCTCACGGGACGCGAAGCCATCAGCCAACCCTTCGCGTTCGACATTGAACTGGTCAGCGAACACCCGTCGTTCGACCTCGAGGCACTGTTGCACAAGCCCGCGTTTTTGCAGCTGGCACCGGACGGCCGTGGCGTTCATGGCCAGCTTCATCGCGTAGCCCAGGGCGACGCCGGCAAGCGCCTGAGCCGCTATTCGGTGACCCTGCGCCCGCAACTGGCGTACCTCGCGCACCGCTTCAACCAGCGCATCTTCCAGAACCTCAATGTGCCCAGCATCATTGCCCAGGTTCTCGAAGAACATGGCATCCAGAGCACTGCCTACACCTTTCACCTGGGCACGACGTATCCCACACGGGATTACTGCGTTCAATACGACGAATCCGACCTGCATTTCATCCAGCGCCTGTGCGAAGAAGAAGGTATTCACTACCACTTCCAGCACAGCGCCACGGCCCACACCGTGGTGTTCGGCGACGACCAGACGGTGTTCCCGAGACTCGCCCCCGTGGCCTACCAGCAAGACGCCGGCCTGGTGGCCAGCGAGCCGGTGGTCAAGCGCTTCGACCTGCGCCTGGAAACCCGTACCAGCCGGACCACCCGCCGCGACTACAACTTTGAAATCCCCCGCGTCACCCTCGAAGGCGACGAGCGTAGCGACGCCCTGCCCGACCTCGAAGACTACGACTACCCCGGCCGTTTCCACGACAGCCAACGCGGCAGGCACCTGGCCAAACGCGCCCTCGAACGCCACCGCAGCGACTACCAGCTCGCCGAAGGCAAAAGCGATCAACCGCTGCTGCTCAGCGGCCACTTCCTGCCCCTGACCCACCACCCCAAAGCCCGCTGGAACGACCTGTGGCTGCTCACCGAAGTCCTCCACGAAGGCAAACAGCCCCAAGTCCTCGAAGAGTCCATCACCAGCGACACCACCGACAATAAGGACGATTTCCACCAGGGCTACCGCAACCGTTTTCTCGCCACGCCGTGGGACGCGTTCTACCGCCCACCGCTGAACCATCCCAAACCACGCATCCTCGGCAGCCAAAGCGCGGTCGTCACCGGCCCCCAAGGCGAAGAGATCCACTGCGACGAACACGGCCGCGTCAAAGTGCAATTCCACTGGGACCGCGAAGGACGGGGCGACGACAAAAGCAGTTGCTGGCTGCGTGTTTCCAGCAGTTGGGCCGGCGCCCGCTACGGCGGCATCGCCATCCCCCGCGTGGGCATGGAAGTGCTGGTGACCTTCCTCGAAGGCGACCCCGACCAACCGCTGATCAGCGGCTGCCTGTACCACAAGACAAACCCCGCCCCCTACCCACTGCCAGCGAACAAAACCCGCACCGTATTCAAAACCCTCAGCTTACCGGGCGGCAGCGGCTTCAACGAACTGCGCATCGAAGACAAAAAAGGCGCGGAACAAATCTTCCTGCACGCCCAGCGCGACTGGGATGAAAACATCGAACACGACCAGAAAATCCGCGTCGGCAACGAACGCCACGACACGGTCGAGAAGAACGCCTACAGCGAATTCAAGGCCGAGGAACACCACACCGTCCACGCCGACCGCAAAGTCCAGGCGCGGGCAGACGACCACCTCACGGTGGCGATGAATCAGCACGTCAAGATCGGCGCGGGGCAGTTCGTCGAAGCGGGCCGGGAGATACACCTGAGCAGCGGGCTGAAGGCGGTGCTGGAAGCGGGTATAGAACTGACGCTCAAGGCCGGCGGGAGCTTTATCAAAATCGATCCCAGCGGCGTGTGGATCAGCGGCCCGGCGACGAATCTGAATTCCGGGGGCAGTCCTGGCAGCGGCACGGCGGCGGCGCCGTTGTTGCCGGGACTGTTGAAGGCCGCGGACGTAGAGGCTCCAGGCCAGCTGTTGCTGCCGGCACTGCGACAAGCATTGATGCGCAAGAAACCGTTTTGCGCGATCTGCGAAAAAGCCAAACAGGAGGCGGGAAATGCTTAA